A DNA window from Stenotrophomonas sp. 57 contains the following coding sequences:
- a CDS encoding peptidylprolyl isomerase → MPHRRRLALTALALACLLPSLASAATPYRSPQQILDASAASDWRTPDPANLLYMDLPAGRVIIELAPQFAPRHVANIQTFAHEHFWDGTSIYRSQDNFVVQFGDADADDAAKAKPFGSAARKLPAEFERASAGLKVSVLPDRDGWAAQTGFVDGFPVGQDPQAGKAWLTHCYGMLGAGRSNEEDSSIGAELYVVTGQSPRQLDRNITLVGRVLKGMELLSAIPRGPAPMGFYTDPTLRTPIVSIRRVSDVPVAERTPIQVLRTDSKTFAETVEARRNRMDDFYKRPAGHIDLCNIPVPVR, encoded by the coding sequence ATGCCGCACCGTCGTCGCCTTGCCCTGACCGCCCTCGCACTGGCCTGCCTGCTGCCTTCGCTGGCCAGCGCCGCCACCCCGTACCGCAGCCCGCAGCAGATCCTCGACGCCTCGGCCGCCAGCGACTGGCGCACCCCGGACCCGGCCAACCTGCTCTACATGGATCTGCCCGCCGGGCGGGTGATCATCGAGCTGGCGCCGCAGTTCGCCCCGCGGCACGTGGCCAACATCCAGACCTTCGCGCATGAGCACTTCTGGGACGGCACCAGCATCTACCGCTCGCAGGACAACTTCGTGGTGCAGTTCGGCGATGCCGACGCCGATGACGCGGCCAAGGCCAAGCCGTTCGGCAGTGCGGCGCGCAAGCTGCCGGCCGAGTTCGAACGTGCCAGCGCCGGCCTGAAGGTGAGCGTGCTGCCGGATCGCGACGGCTGGGCGGCACAGACCGGTTTCGTCGACGGCTTCCCGGTCGGCCAGGACCCGCAGGCCGGCAAGGCCTGGCTGACGCACTGCTACGGCATGCTCGGCGCCGGCCGCAGCAACGAGGAAGACAGCAGCATCGGTGCCGAACTGTACGTAGTGACCGGCCAGTCGCCGCGCCAGCTGGACCGCAACATCACCCTGGTCGGTCGCGTGCTGAAGGGCATGGAGCTGCTCAGCGCGATCCCGCGCGGCCCGGCACCGATGGGCTTCTACACCGACCCGACGCTGCGCACGCCGATCGTGTCGATCCGCCGCGTCAGCGATGTGCCGGTGGCCGAGCGCACACCGATCCAGGTGCTGCGCACCGATTCGAAGACGTTCGCCGAGACGGTGGAGGCGCGACGCAACCGCATGGATGATTTCTACAAGCGCCCGGCGGGGCATATCGATCTCTGCAATATTCCGGTGCCGGTGCGCTGA
- a CDS encoding PadR family transcriptional regulator has protein sequence MVEDDVHLKKFQKELSAGTVSLALLAVLARAGEPLYGYLIAKELERVGEGVLSGKQSALYPVLRNLEGAGLLESHVEPSSSGPPRRYYRINERGREVLAQWRQAWQATRDSVDSVLEGVPQ, from the coding sequence ATGGTCGAAGACGATGTCCACCTGAAGAAGTTCCAGAAGGAGCTGAGCGCCGGAACGGTGTCGCTGGCCCTGCTGGCGGTGCTGGCCCGGGCCGGGGAGCCGCTGTACGGCTACCTCATTGCCAAGGAGCTGGAGCGGGTGGGCGAGGGCGTGCTGAGCGGCAAGCAGAGCGCGCTGTACCCGGTGCTGCGCAACCTGGAGGGCGCCGGCCTGCTGGAAAGCCACGTGGAGCCGTCCAGCAGCGGTCCGCCGCGCCGCTACTACCGCATCAATGAGCGTGGCCGCGAAGTGCTGGCGCAGTGGCGCCAGGCCTGGCAGGCCACCCGCGATTCCGTCGATTCCGTGTTGGAGGGGGTACCACAATGA
- a CDS encoding sensor domain-containing protein: MNDPSLAGRALPTTIPQYLAQLRAALEGADPAMVQDALYDAEEYLRSELAAQPGRSEAGVIADVAGSYGAPDEVAEIYRETEVTVNRALRTPRADTAPVLRAAAEASGVEPASPPPAPVQRSLLARFFGVVTDPHTYGALFYMLLSLATGIFFFTWVVTGLSLSLGLLILIIGIPLTVLFFGSVRGLALLEGRLVEALLGERMPRRPRYTDRSRTWLQRIGDMFTDGRTWLTLLYFVLMLPLGVIYFTIAVTLLSLSLGLIWAPVAAIFSGEIPGVYVDGVNVLPMAASPLVAIAVAAVGVLLLLLTMHLARGIGKLHGLIAKNLLVRL; this comes from the coding sequence ATGAACGACCCGAGCCTGGCAGGCCGCGCCCTGCCCACCACCATCCCGCAGTACCTGGCGCAGCTGCGCGCGGCGCTGGAAGGCGCCGACCCGGCGATGGTGCAGGACGCGCTGTACGACGCCGAGGAGTACCTGCGCTCGGAGCTGGCCGCGCAGCCCGGCCGCAGCGAAGCCGGGGTGATCGCTGATGTGGCCGGCAGCTACGGTGCGCCGGACGAAGTGGCCGAGATCTACCGCGAGACCGAAGTGACGGTGAACCGCGCGCTGCGTACGCCGCGTGCGGATACCGCGCCGGTGCTGCGTGCGGCGGCGGAAGCCAGTGGCGTCGAGCCGGCCTCACCGCCGCCGGCGCCGGTGCAGCGTTCGTTGCTGGCGCGCTTCTTCGGCGTGGTGACCGATCCGCACACCTACGGTGCGCTGTTCTACATGCTGCTGTCGCTGGCCACCGGCATCTTCTTCTTCACCTGGGTGGTAACCGGCCTGTCATTGTCGCTGGGCCTGCTGATCCTGATCATCGGTATTCCGCTGACCGTGCTGTTCTTCGGCTCGGTGCGCGGGCTGGCGCTGCTGGAAGGGCGGCTGGTGGAAGCGCTGCTGGGCGAGCGCATGCCGCGCCGTCCGCGTTACACCGACCGCAGCCGCACCTGGCTGCAGCGCATCGGCGACATGTTCACCGACGGCCGCACCTGGCTGACGCTGCTGTACTTCGTGTTGATGCTGCCGCTGGGCGTCATCTACTTCACCATCGCGGTGACGTTGCTGTCGCTGTCGCTGGGACTGATCTGGGCGCCGGTGGCGGCGATCTTCAGTGGCGAGATTCCGGGCGTGTACGTCGATGGCGTGAATGTACTGCCGATGGCGGCATCGCCGCTGGTGGCGATCGCGGTCGCTGCGGTGGGCGTGCTGCTGTTGCTGTTGACGATGCACCTGGCGCGCGGCATCGGCAAGCTGCATGGGTTGATCGCCAAGAACCTGCTGGTGCGGCTGTAA
- a CDS encoding DMT family transporter, whose amino-acid sequence MNAVPQAAERDWRTPLELTLLGAIWGCSFLFMRVAVPSFGPFALVEVRLVLGALVLLPFLWRARAQFPPRRWLWLAPIGLINSALPFVLFAYAAEQAPAAIGAICNAMTVLFAALIAFLFFGEKIGMRRAGALLVGFAGVVVLATAKVSGLSIGTAVIAGAAASLLYGLGVNLVKRHMTGLPSAAAAAATLSCASLWMLPMAVSHWPQAAIPLKAWGAAIALGVACTGLAFLMFYRLIGRIGPSRASTVTYLIPLFGAAFAWMFLGEAVTVQMLIAGALILGSVAVSQKG is encoded by the coding sequence CATCTGGGGCTGCTCGTTCCTGTTCATGCGGGTGGCGGTGCCCTCGTTCGGTCCGTTCGCGCTGGTGGAGGTCCGGTTGGTGCTGGGCGCGCTGGTCCTGCTGCCGTTCCTGTGGCGCGCCCGCGCGCAGTTCCCGCCGCGGCGCTGGCTGTGGCTGGCGCCGATCGGGCTGATCAATTCGGCGCTGCCGTTCGTGCTGTTTGCCTATGCGGCGGAGCAGGCGCCGGCGGCGATCGGCGCGATCTGCAATGCGATGACCGTGCTGTTCGCCGCGCTGATCGCCTTCCTGTTCTTCGGCGAGAAGATCGGCATGCGCCGCGCCGGCGCCTTGCTGGTTGGTTTCGCCGGCGTGGTGGTGCTGGCCACCGCCAAGGTTTCCGGCCTGAGCATCGGTACCGCGGTGATCGCCGGCGCTGCGGCGTCGTTGCTGTACGGGCTGGGCGTGAACCTGGTGAAGCGCCACATGACCGGTCTGCCGTCAGCGGCGGCGGCGGCAGCCACGCTGTCGTGTGCCTCGCTGTGGATGCTGCCGATGGCGGTGAGCCACTGGCCGCAGGCAGCGATTCCGCTCAAGGCCTGGGGCGCGGCGATCGCGCTGGGCGTGGCCTGCACCGGCCTGGCCTTCTTGATGTTCTACCGCCTTATCGGTCGCATCGGCCCGTCACGCGCCTCGACGGTGACCTACCTGATTCCGCTGTTCGGCGCCGCGTTTGCGTGGATGTTCCTGGGCGAGGCGGTGACGGTGCAGATGCTGATTGCCGGTGCGTTGATTCTGGGTAGCGTGGCGGTGAGTCAGAAGGGCTGA